The following proteins are co-located in the Heteronotia binoei isolate CCM8104 ecotype False Entrance Well chromosome 21, APGP_CSIRO_Hbin_v1, whole genome shotgun sequence genome:
- the DISP2 gene encoding protein dispatched homolog 2 yields the protein MEGEAGSQSLDPSAAGEMAEAIMRPEKGCCSSREQINPEPCQNCLNVPEIRKAESSHSGVNWERTCPVHHCPIDTSPSSVRYHQPSSSHMHAPISTRSNGQVPSGSQDSFQPHLYYHCNQQETRSSYALPHLPGHGERATLCSHHSSGDLSSSPQHETTESRWKQWPQDQQQLRRMQHHIVTVRHDKAFRMPKSFSQVIAEWPVAVLLLCLVTVLICTLVGLLVGNLPDFSEPLMGFEPRDTDIGRKLTVWRNMKGQTGNKKTLSLFPYNDNSYGDTNLNRGQKLMQGERETRIRRMVEPDYEKEGFFCGPPGKSYSQLVFMSTTAGSLWNLQAIQSMCQMEQDKIRSHAQFGNLCHRSESNECCPSWSLGNYIAALYNRSSCLEITHTDVSQTLALLRSCAPDYHKGILVPSCTGPKTEREKHARCSKVPEKCTRFPAIYQLLHFLVDRDFLSPQTVGYQVPTLKYSLLFLPTMKGDSMMGIYLNNLESWELSDNYTSITGMDLGLKQKLFQHYLLVDTVYPVLAILAIFLCMFFYVQSIFITLIVLMIVFGTLMISYFLYKVAFRFAYFPFVNLTAIVILSSICANHTFVFFDLWNLSKSQNPSAGLLQWVRLTMHHFGYLMMVSSLTTGAAFYTSYMSNITAIRCFAIYMGTSVLVNLVFMLTWFPSSVVLYERYIARNCIYKPDDYWDNSGHKSVILSFHHILRRLQNTWCETSKLLFEKVLPCGVIKFRYIWICWFAALAIGGAYISCLNPRLKLPTLEMSSVQVFRLSHPFERYDAEYCNEFMFQRLEQGEDLHMPITIVWGILPVDNGDHFNPKSNGTLVMDATFTVDSPEAQRWLLGFCQKVKNQTFYYYDPEQKPSVCFMEEFHRWMDSRQCSKRDHSFTLCCNHFFPYGREVFLHCIKMMIMEQNRGEDETYDLGLRFDKQGNLIALVLQFQTIYRYSFNYSKAKHFYGEIGLWVREEMKTAPMGLQNGWFTSKLELYNLQHSVDTETMVVMGLSIAVSFVVLLLTTWNVLLSIFSIIAITGTVLVTVGLLVLLEWQLSAMESLFVSAAVGLSIDFTVNYCISYHLCPHSDRLNRVAFSLKQMSCATVIGASALFSAGIIMLPATVLAYRKLGIFLMMIKCVSCGFSSFFFQSLCCFFGPEKNCGQILWPCAHAPKDYSDDPSSNRSFACGGSGKQNRLQKGEESNSANEQYELQPLARKLSDSFDNSTSTSKLSNRPSVLSDDIQLQESRGPRMHIHPSFERDKQKLEQTEGHHVALCQCPALQTSSPYKPGSNSGTHSKSHRNGLCRDCRCQKYIPKMWNHLQSTSTIDDGLLNKSHCSSNTDQHKSDYTSETSDLPEAEMYELHKCLYSTGSSFSVRNVSSETTLSDLEPSIKLVESASSCPSHLDVSDSSCSTERGQLNGKRDTLKLDLRETVFDMPTPVSQQNSCLRKTRLGIGGEGPVVLPNSKPDMPDVWIKRSGVQNSGY from the exons AGAACAAATAAACCCAGAACCTTGTCAAAACTGTCTTAATGTGCCAGAGATCAGGAAGGCAGAGTCGAGCCACAGTGGAGTTAACTGGGAAAGGACATGTCCAGTCCATCACTGCCCAATCGATACTTCTCCCAGCTCAGTGAGATACCATCAGCCCTCGTCGAGCCATATGCATGCTCCAATATCCACTCGATCCAATGGCCAAGTGCCATCTGGCTCCCAGGATTCTTTTCAGCCTCACTTGTACTATCATTGTAACCAGCAAGAAACCCGAAGCAGCTATGCCTTGCCCCATCTGCCTGGACATGGGGAGAGAGCTACGTTGTGTTCCCATCACTCCAGTGGAGATCTGTCATCCTCTCCTCAACATGAGACCACTGAAAGCAGATGGAAACAATGGCCACAAGACCAGCAGCAATTACGGCGGATGCAACACCACATTGTTACAGTCAG ACATGACAAAGCATTCCGCATGCCAAAGAG TTTTTCTCAAGTGATCGCAGAGTGGCCGGTTGCAGTGTTGCTTCTCTGTTTGGTGACAGTGTTGATCTGTACTTTGGTGGGTCTGTTGGTGGGAAATTTGCCAGATTTTTCTGAGCCCTTAATG GGATTTGAACCACGAGACACGGACATAGGCAGAAAGCTCACAGTCTGGAGGAACATGAAAGGGCAGACCGGCAATAAAAAGACTCTGTCACTATTTCCCTACAATGATAACAG CTATGGGGACACAAACTTGAACAGAGGGCAGAAGTTAATGCAAGGTGAACGAGAAACCAGAATAAGGAGAATGGTGGAGCCAGACTATGAAAAAGAAGGTTTCTTTTGTGGTCCTCCTG GGAAGAGTTATTCTCAGCTGGTATTTATGTCCACAACTGCTGGGAGTTTATGGAATTTGCAAGCAATACAGTCCATGTGTCAAatggaacaagacaag ATCCGCTCTCATGCTCAGTTTGGGAATCTCTGTCATCGTTCTGAATCCAACGAGTGCTGCCCCAGTTGGTCTCTTGGAAACTATATTGCTGCCTTGTACAACCGGTCTTCTTGCTTAGAAATTACCCACACTGATGTGTCCCAGACTCTCGCCCTCCTTCGTTCTTGTGCTCCTGACTATCACAAAGGCATCCTTGTTCCCTCTTGCACTGGTCccaagacagaaagagagaaacatGCACGGTGTTCGAAAGTCCCAGAGAAATGCACTCGCTTCCCTGCCATTTACCAGCTTCTTCATTTCTTAGTTGACAGAGATTTTCTCAGCCCGCAGACAGTGGGATACCAAGTGCCAACTCTGAAATACAGCCTGCTGTTTTTGCCTACCATGAAGGGAGACTCTATGATGGGAATCTACCTGAACAACCTTGAGTCGTGGGAATTGTCTGATAATTACACATCCATCACTGGAATGGATCTGGGCCTTAAACAGAAATTATTCCAGCACTACCTTTTAGTAGATACTGTGTATCCAGTCCTGGCAATTCTAGCCATATTTCTATGCATGTTCTTTTACGTACAGTCGATCTTTATTACTTTAATCGTCTTAATGATTGTCTTTGGTACCCTGATGATTTCCTATTTCTTGTACAAGGTGGCCTTCAGATTTGCCTATTTCCCTTTTGTAAACCTAACAGCAATTGTCATTCTCAGTAGTATTTGTGCCAACCACACCTTTGTCTTCTTTGACCTCTGGAACCTTAGCAAGAGCCAAAACCCATCTGCTGGGCTTCTGCAGTGGGTAAGACTAACCATGCACCATTTTGGCTATCTCATGATGGTTTCTTCCTTGACAACTGGTGCTGCTTTCTACACTAGCTACATGAGCAACATCACTGCCATCCGCTGCTTTGCCATCTACATGGGCACGTCTGTCTTGGTGAACTTAGTATTCATGCTGACATGGTTTCCTTCATCAGTTGTGCTGTATGAACGTTACATAGCAAGGAACTGCATTTATAAACCAGATGATTATTGGGATAACAGTGGGCATAAGAGTGTCATTCTGTCTTTCCATCACATCCTCAGGAGACTCCAGAATACCTGGTGTGAAACCTCCAAGCTATTATTTGAGAAAGTGCTTCCTTGTGGGGTCATAAAATTTCGTTATATCTGGATCTGCTGGTTTGCTGCCTTGGCTATAGGTGGGGCTTACATTTCTTGTCTCAACCCTAGACTGAAACTCCCCACTCTTGAGATGTCATCTGTACAGGTGTTCAGGTTGAGTCACCCATTTGAGAGATATGATGCTGAATATTGCAATGAATTCATGTTTCAAAGACTGGAACAAGGAGAAGACCTACACATGCCCATCACTATTGTATGGGGCATACTCCCTGTAGACAATGGAGATCATTTTAATCCCAAGAGCAATGGCACCCTAGTGATGGATGCAACATTTACAGTTGACAGTCCTGAAGCACAAAGGTGGCTGTTGGGCTTTTGCCAAAAAGTGAAGAACCAGACTTTCTACTACTATGACCCAGAGCAAAAGCCCTCGGTTTGTTTCATGGAGGAATTTCACCGGTGGATGGACAGCCGCCAATGCTCAAAGCGGGATCATAGCTTCACCTTATGCTGTAATCACTTCTTCCCATATGGAAGAGAAGTCTTCCTTCATTGTATCAAGATGATGATAATGGAACAAAACAGAGGTGAGGATGAAACTTATGACCTGGGTCTCAGATTTGATAAACAGGGAAATCTAATTGCTTTGGTGCTACAGTTTCAAACTATTTACCGCTACAGCTTCAACTACAGCAAGGCCAAACATTTCTATGGTGAAATTGGCCTCTGGGTAAGAGAGGAGATGAAGACAGCCCCTATGGGGCTTCAGAATGGCTGGTTCACTAGTAAACTAGAACTTTATAACCTCCAGCACAGTGTTGACACAGAGACAATGGTCGTGATGGGTTTGTCAATAGCTGTTTCTTTTGTGGTTCTGTTGCTCACCACTTGGAATGTCCTTCTTAGcattttctccattatagctatcACAGGCACTGTTTTAGTAACTGTTGGGCTTTTGGTCCTTCTGGAATGGCAGCTCAGTGCTATGGAGTCCCTCTTTGTTTCAGCAGCAGTGGGCCTTTCCATAGACTTCACAGTAAACTACTGTATTTCCTACCACTTATGTCCTCATTCAGATCGCCTGAATCGTGTGGCCTTCTCCCTTAAACAGATGAGCTGTGCCACTGTCATAGGGGCCTCTGCTTTGTTTTCTGCAGGCATCATCATGTTGCCTGCCACTGTGCTAGCATATAGGAAGCTGGGCATTTTTCTGATGATGATCAAGTGTGTCAGCTGTGGATTTTCAAGCTTCTTCTTCCAGTCTCTGTGCTGCTTCTTTGGACCAGAGAAAAACTGTGGTCAGATCCTTTGGCCTTGTGCTCATGCTCCCAAGGACTATTCAGATGACCCTAGCTCCAACAGATCATTTGCCTGTGGGGGAAGTGGGAAGCAGAATCGGTTACAAAAAGGTGAAGAATCCAACAGTGCCAATGAACAGTATGAGCTCCAACCACTGGCAAGGAAGCTTAGTGACAGTTTTGATAATAGCACATCCACAAGCAAGTTATCCAACCGGCCATCTGTTCTgtctgatgacatccagctccaAGAGAGTAGAGGCCCTAGAATGCATATCCACCCTTCCTTTGAAAGGGACAAACAGAAGCTAGAGCAAACAGAAGGACACCATGTAGCTCTCTGTCAATGTCCTGCCTTGCAAACATCTTCTCCTTACAAACCTGGTAGCAACTCAGGAACTCATTCAAAAAGTCATAGAAATGGGCTGTGCAGAGACTGCAGATGTCAAAAGTACATCCCAAAGATGTGGAATCATCTCCAGTCAACCAGCACAATAGATGATGGACTGCTTAATAAATCTCACTGTTCAAGCAACACTGATCAACACAAATCAGATTATACCTCAGAAACCAGTGATCTGCCAGAAGCCGAAATGTACGAACTTCACAAATGCCTTTATTCTACTGGCAGCTCTTTCAGTGTTCGGAACGTCTCCAGTGAGACCACCCTCAGTGACTTGGAGCCAAGCATAAAACTTGTGGAGTCAGCTAGTTCTTGTCCAAGCCATTTAGATGTCTCTGATTCTAGCTGTTCAACTGAAAGGGGTCAACTAAATGGAAAAAGAGACACCTTGAAGCTGGATCTGAGAGAGACTGTCTTTGATATGCCTACACCAGTGTCTCAGCAAAACAGCTGTTTGAGGAAAACTCGGTTAGGAATAGGGGGAGAAGGTCCAGTTGTTTTGCCAAACAGCAAACCAGATATGCCTGATGTCTGGATCAAACGCTCTGGTGTGCAAAACTCTGGATACTGA